In a single window of the Caproicibacterium sp. BJN0003 genome:
- a CDS encoding ABC transporter permease produces MYRFFQIFKMDLSNNFKNPVLINFNLVFAIVMILIMGFLTSGNYANAMDAYNYYAVSFLIFGMMEGAMTATNCFMERDIKKPNLRILSSPCGKFPIYFSKMLASFVFDYILHLLVAVILLIAGINLGGQNIGWIFLMMIPVEFSSAALGVLFCCIFHCEETASTILSLFVSVIAFLGGAFFSLDGLGSTLATISRISPVKLLIDVFFAVIYDNNLSGVLPVLFISTAFSALCIFGCQKTFRAEDYL; encoded by the coding sequence ATGTACCGCTTTTTTCAAATTTTTAAAATGGATCTATCCAACAACTTTAAGAATCCGGTTCTGATCAACTTTAACCTGGTTTTTGCGATTGTGATGATCCTGATTATGGGTTTCCTTACAAGTGGAAACTACGCGAATGCCATGGACGCCTACAACTATTATGCGGTATCCTTTTTGATCTTCGGCATGATGGAAGGCGCCATGACGGCCACAAACTGTTTTATGGAGCGTGACATCAAAAAGCCAAATCTGCGGATTCTCTCTTCGCCGTGCGGAAAATTTCCAATCTACTTTTCGAAGATGCTCGCTTCGTTCGTATTTGATTACATTCTTCATCTGCTGGTTGCAGTCATTCTGCTGATTGCTGGAATCAATCTTGGCGGTCAAAATATCGGCTGGATCTTTTTGATGATGATCCCCGTTGAATTTAGTTCTGCAGCACTCGGCGTGTTGTTCTGCTGTATCTTTCACTGTGAAGAAACAGCAAGCACCATTTTAAGTCTATTTGTCTCAGTCATTGCTTTTTTAGGAGGAGCATTTTTCTCACTCGATGGTCTTGGTTCCACGCTTGCGACCATCTCGCGTATTTCTCCTGTAAAGCTGCTGATTGATGTCTTTTTCGCTGTCATTTATGACAATAACTTGTCCGGTGTACTGCCGGTTCTTTTCATTAGCACAGCATTCAGTGCTCTGTGTATTTTTGGATGCCAAAAAACTTTTCGAGCGGAGGATTATCTATGA